A section of the Maylandia zebra isolate NMK-2024a linkage group LG8, Mzebra_GT3a, whole genome shotgun sequence genome encodes:
- the LOC101463631 gene encoding eukaryotic translation initiation factor 3 subunit C has product MSRFFARSDSESEESSSDDEITDKAPGATFKQSLLLSDDEEDTKRVVRSAKDKRFEELTNLIKTIRNAMKIRDMSKCLEEFEQLCRAFLKSKNIVDKEGIPPFYIRLLADLEDYLNQLWEDKEGKKKMNKNNAKALSTLRQKIRKYNRDFESEIAAYKENPQESADEEEEEKEPEDSGSSSDSEGEVSSKSFLKKKPEAPSEATDRSQTAKESEDKSSSSDEDDDDDDDDDGDWSPSDSDSRSETSDKEEENALKRKRLVTFLKVKRSQDTEKPGVRKEERKKKPKQKEQIEEEAEEEGGWEKVNRGVPLVKEKPKMFAKGTEINTAVVVKKLNEILQARGKKGTDRAAQIELFHALAAIAAENNLGQGILVKIKFNIIASLYDYNPNLAAFMKPDMWKKCLDCIDELLDILFEHNNIFIGENIAEDSENLAVSDQPFRVRGCILTLVERMDEEFTKIMQNTDPHSQEYVDNLKDEGRVCGIVDRLLTYMENKGSTEEICRVYLRRIMHTYYKFDYKAHRRSLGLQGETKSEQDQEENKEENKEENKEESEGEDSAVIMDRLCKFIYAKDRTDRIRTCAILCHIYHHALHSRWYQARDLMLMSHLQDNIQHADPPVQILYNRTMVQLGICAFRQGMIKDAHNALLDIQSSGRAKELLGQGLLMRNMQERNAEQEKIEKRRQVPFHMHINLELLECVYLVSAMLLEIPYMAAHEFDARRRMISKQFHHQLRVGERQPLLGPPESMREHVVAASKAMKMGDWRTCHSFIINEKMNSKVWDLFPEIQKVREMLVRKIQEESLRTYLFTYSSVYDSISMATLSEMFELEMPTVHSIISKMIINEELMASLDQPTQTVMMHRTEPTSLQNMALKLAEKLGNLVENNERVSDLKQGIYGGYFNRDQKGGYQQKQSYQRDGKSYQQKQSGYQRGGYRNQNQGNY; this is encoded by the exons ATGTCTCGATTCTTTGCCAGGTCTGACAGTGAGTCAGAGGAGTCCTCATCTGACGATGAGATCACTGATAAAGCACCCGGAGCCACTTTCAAGCA GTCGCTGCTTCTTAGCGACGATGAGGAGGACACAAAAAGAGTGGTGCGCAGCGCCAAAGATAAAAG GTTTGAAGAGTTGACGAACCTCATAAAGACTATCCGCAACGCTATGAAGATTCGAGACATGTCCAAGTGTCTGGAGGAGTTTGAGCAGCTTTGTCGAGCCTTCCTTAAAAGCAAGAATATAGTGGATAAAGAGGGTATTCCTCCCTTCTATATCCGCCTTCTGGCTGACTTGGAGGACTACTTGAACCAG CTTTGGGAGGATAAAGaggggaagaagaagatgaacaAGAACAATGCAAAAGCTCTCAGCACCCTGCGTCAGAAGATCCGCAAGTACAACAGAGACTTTGAGTCAGAAATAGCAGCATACAAGGAG AATCCACAGGAGTctgcagatgaggaggaggaggagaaggagccAGAGGACTCTG GCTCGTCCTCTGACAGTGAAGGAGAGGTGTCATCAAAGTCCTTCTTGAAGAAAAAGCCTGAGGCGCCTTCAGAAGCCACCGACCGTTCTCAGACTGCCAAGGAATCTGAG GATAAGTCCTCTTCttctgatgaagatgatgatgatgatgatgatgatgatggagacTGGAGCCCAAGCGACTCAGACAGCAGGAGTGAAACCTCTgataaggaagaagaaaatgccTTAAAGAGGAAGCGTCTTGTGACCTTCCTCAAAGTTAAAAG GTCCCAGGACACTGAAAAGCCTGGAGTcaggaaggaggagaggaagaagaagcccaaacagaaagaacaaattgaggaggaggctgaggaggaaGGAGGCTGGGAGAAGGTTAACAGAGGAGTACCTCTGGTTAAG GAGAAACCCAAAATGTTTGCTAAAGGCACCGAGATCAACACAGCGGTGGTGGTGAAGAAGCTGAATGAGATCCTGCAAGCAAGAGGCAAAAAGGGAACAGACAG GGCGGCTCAAATTGAGCTATTTCATGCTCTGGCAGCCATCGCTGCAGAGAATAACTTGGGCCAAGGTATCCTGGTCAAGATCAAGTTCAACATTATTGCCTCCTTGTACGACTACAACCCCAACCTGGCAGCCTTCATGAAA CCTGACATGTGGAAAAAGTGTCTGGATTGTATAGATGAGCTGCTGGACATTCTCTTTGAGCACAACAACATCTTCATTGGAGAGAACATCGCAGAGGACAGCGAGAATCTGGCCGTCTCCGATCAG CCTTTCAGGGTGCGCGGATGCATCTTAACCCTGGTAGAAAGGATGGATGAAGAATTTACAAAGATCATGCAGAACACTGATCCCCACTCTCAGG AATACGTTGACAATCTCAAAGATGAGGGCAGGGTTTGTGGCATCGTTGACCGGCTGCTCACCTACATGGAGAACAAAGGCTCCACAGAAGAAATTTGCCGTGTCTACCTGCGCAGAATCATGCACACCTACTACAAGTTTGACTACAAAGCTCACAGACGCAGCCTGGGCCTGCAGGGAGAGACCAAG TCCGAGCAGGACCAGGAGGAGAACAAGGAGGAGAACAAGGAGGAGAACAAGGAGGAGAGCGAGGGAGAGGACAGCGCTGTGATCATGGACCGCCTCTGCAAGTTCATCTACGCCAAGGATCGCACCGACCGTATCCGTACCTGTGCTATCCTCTGCCACATATATCACCATGCTCTGCACTCACGCTGGTACCAGGCACGTGACCTGATGCTGATGAGTCACCTGCAGGACAACATCCAACACGCTGACCCACCTGTACAG ATCCTGTACAACAGAACAATGGTCCAACTTGGCATTTGTGCATTTAGGCAGGGCATGATTAAAGATGCCCACAATGCACTGCTGGACATTCAGTCCTCTGGCCGTGCCAAGGAGCTGCTGGGTCAAGGTCTGCTCATGAGGAACATGCAGGAGAGGAATGCAGAGCAGGAGAAGATTGAAAAGCGAAGACAA GTGCCGTTCCACATGCACATCAACCTGGAGCTGCTGGAGTGTGTGTACCTGGTGTCAGCCATGCTGCTGGAAATACCCTACATGGCCGCCCATGAGTTTGATGCCCGCCGCCGGATGATCAGCAAGCAGTTCCACCACCAGCTCAGGGTCGGGGAGAGACAGCCCCTGCTAG GACCCCCAGAGAGCATGAGGGAGCACGTGGTGGCAGCCAGCAAAGCCATGAAGATGGGAGACTGGCGTACCTGCCACTCTTTCATCATCAATGAGAAGATGAACAGTAAGGTTTGGGACCTGTTCCCTGAGATCCAGAAAGTACGCGAGATGCTCGTCAG gaaAATCCAAGAAGAGTCACTGAGGACCTATCTGTTCACCTACAGCAGTGTATACGACTCCATCAG CATGGCTACGCTGTCTGAGATGTTTGAATTGGAGATGCCCACAGTCCACAGCATAATCAGCAAGATGATCATCAACGAGGAGCTGATG GCGTCACTCGACCAGCCCACACAGACGGTGATGATGCACCGCACTGAGCCAACGTCTCTGCAGAACATGGCTCTGAAGCTGGCAGAGAAACTGGGCAACTTGGTGGAGAACAACGAGCGCGTATCTGACCTGAAACAGGGCATCTATGGCGGTTACTTCAACAGGG ATCAGAAAGGTGGCTACCAACAGAAGCAATCCTACCAGAGAG ATGGGAAATCTTACCAGCAGAAGCAGTCGGGTTACCAGAGAGGCGGTTACAGGAATCAAAATCAAGGAAATTACTGA